Part of the Solwaraspora sp. WMMA2065 genome is shown below.
GGCATCGGACCGCTGGTGCAGTTCTTCCTGCCGCTGTGCACCGTACCCACCGACGCAGCCGCGCCCGACAGAACCGCGCCCGAGCCGGTCCCGGCGGTCAGTCATCCGGTGGACGGTAGCTGACACCGGCCCGGTCCAGCCGGCGCAGCTGCCCGGTCAGCCGGCTACGGAACTCCGCCCACACCCCGGGCGGGACCGCGCCGGTGTCGTCGGTCGGCACCGGTCCGGACCAGCCCACCTCGGCCAACGCCGCCAGCCGGGGGAAGGCCCGCCACCACACCCGCTGCTCGGTGGGCAGGTACTCGCTCCACAGCTGCCCCTGCACCCCGAGCACGTCGCCGGGCTGGAACCCGTACACCGTGCGCAGCGGCAGCACCCCGGCGATGGCCAACGGCTCGGCCGGATCGTCGGACTCGGCCCAGTCGAAGTACGTGTGGCTGTACGGCGCGGCGACCACCGGCAGACCGGCGGCCCGGGCCGCGTCGATCCGGTCGATGCCCCGCCAGGCGAAGACGGTGGCCCCGGCCGGTGCACCCCGGTCGAGCAGTTCGTCCCAGACTGCAGTCCGCCGGCCGTGGCCCGCCAGATGCTCGGCGAGCCGCCCGGTCCACCAGCCCTGCAGGTCCGCCACCCGGGGCAGGCCGAGTTCGGTGGCACGAGCGACGGCCGCCGGGTTCGCCGCCCACTCGGCGGTCGGCACCTCGTCCCCGCCGACGTGCACGTACTCGAACGGGAAGACCTCGACCACCTCGTCGAGGATGTGGTGCACGGCGGCCAACGTGGCCGGTTCCAGGTTGAGTACGTGGGTGGAGATCCCCCAGGTCGTCCCGACTGCCAACTGGCGGGTCGGATCGTTGCCGAACTCGGGATAGGCCGCGATCGCCGC
Proteins encoded:
- a CDS encoding beta-N-acetylhexosaminidase encodes the protein MLLPRPTHLIREAGHFALDAATSVCAPVGVADLLRELLTPATGLPLPPVGAPGDGVISLLVRDDPELGAEGYRLRVDPAGVRAVAAAEAGLRWAVQTLRQLLPEQVYAAGPVTGVPWRLPMVEIVDVPAYPWRGSLLDVARWCHPLPLLYRYVDVLAMHKLNTLHLHLTDDQGWRFEVRRYPRLTEVGGFRVASPAGHLRDGRSDGVPHGGWYRQAELRDLVAYAARRGVRIMPEIDLPGHAQAAIAAYPEFGNDPTRQLAVGTTWGISTHVLNLEPATLAAVHHILDEVVEVFPFEYVHVGGDEVPTAEWAANPAAVARATELGLPRVADLQGWWTGRLAEHLAGHGRRTAVWDELLDRGAPAGATVFAWRGIDRIDAARAAGLPVVAAPYSHTYFDWAESDDPAEPLAIAGVLPLRTVYGFQPGDVLGVQGQLWSEYLPTEQRVWWRAFPRLAALAEVGWSGPVPTDDTGAVPPGVWAEFRSRLTGQLRRLDRAGVSYRPPDD